In a single window of the Gadus chalcogrammus isolate NIFS_2021 chromosome 20, NIFS_Gcha_1.0, whole genome shotgun sequence genome:
- the LOC130373417 gene encoding small membrane A-kinase anchor protein-like, giving the protein MGCVKSKRSESSEEKANSAEQSDGEAKGRSRGEKAYLVHSETGCDADPESSTARVNPVVLEYAQRLSEEIVSRAVQQWADIDSRYSDIPYIECDVP; this is encoded by the coding sequence ATGGGGTGTGTCAAATCCAAGCGGAGTGAATCGTCTGAGGAGAAGGCCAACTCTGCAGAGCAGTCCGACGGTGAGGCCAAGGGGAGGTCGCGGGGGGAGAAGGCCTACCTAGTGCACTctgagacgggctgcgacgcggACCCCGAGTCCTCCACGGCCAGGGTCAACCCGGTAGTGCTGGAGTACGCCCAGAGGCTGTCGGAGGAAATTGTGTCGCGGGCAGTGCAGCAGTGGGCCGACATAGATAGCCGCTACAGCGACATCCCCTACATCGAGTGTGACGTCCCGTGA
- the LOC130373604 gene encoding growth/differentiation factor 8-like translates to MHLPHTLVYLCLLIALGPVGLGDQTTHQQAPTAAAPAAAEAAAVPEEAEQCSSCEIRQQIKTMRLNAIKSQILSKLRLKHAPNISRDVMKQLLPKAPPLQELLDQYDVLGDDNQDGLIEEDDEHAVTETIMLIATEPDSVVQVNRTPRCCFFSFSQKIQANRILRAQLWVHLRASEEDTTVFLQISRLMPSTDGSRHIGIRSLKIDVNAGVSSWKSIDVKQVLSVWLRQPETNWGIEINAYDAEGNDLVATSVEPGEEGLQPFMEVQVSEGPKRTRRDSGLDCDENSPESRCCRYPLTVDFEDFGWDWVIAPKRYKANYCSGECEYMYLQKYPHTHLVHKASPRGNAGPCCTPTKMSPINMLYFNRKEQIIYGKLPSMVVDRCGCS, encoded by the exons ATGCATCTGCCTCACACCCTGGTGTACCTTTGCCTGTTGATCGCTTTGGGTCCAGTCGGCCTGGGAGATCAGACCACGCACCAGCAGGCGCCCACCGCCGCCGCTCCAGCCGCGGCCGAAGCTGCTGCCGTcccggaggaggcggagcagtGCTCCTCTTGCGAGATCCGCCAGCAGATCAAGACCATGAGGCTAAACGCGATCAAGTCTCAGATTTTGAGCAAACTGCGGCTGAAACACGCGCCGAACATCAGCCGCGACGTGATGAAGCAGCTGCTGCCCAAGGCGCCGCCGCTGCAGGAGCTGCTTGACCAGTACGACGTGCTGGGTGACGACAATCAAGATGGACTTATCGAAGAGGACGACGAGCACGCGGTGACGGAGACGATCATGTTGATAGCTACCGAGC CCGACTCAGTGGTCCAGGTCAACCGGACGCCGAGGTGCTGTTTTTTCTCCTTTAGCCAAAAGATTCAAGCCAATCGCATCCTGCGCGCCCAGCTCTGGGTGCACCTTCGCGCCTCGGAGGAGGACACCACGGTGTTCCTGCAGATCTCCCGCCTCATGCCTTCCACGGACGGGAGCCGACACATAGGGATCCGCTCGCTGAAGATCGACGTGAATGCCGGGGTCAGCTCATGGAAAAGCATAGACGTCAAACAAGTGTTGAGCGTGTGGCTGAGGCAGCCGGAGACCAACTGGGGCATCGAGATCAACGCGTATGACGCGGAGGGAAACGACCTGGTGGCCACCTCCGTGGAGCCCGGGGAGGAAGGACTG CAACCCTTCATGGAGGTCCAGGTGTCCGAGGGCCCCAAGCGCACCCGGAGGGACTCGGGCCTGGACTGTGACGAGAACTCCCCCGAGTCCCGGTGCTGCCGCTACCCCCTCACAGTGGACTTTGAAGACTTTGGCTGGGACTGGGTGATCGCGCCCAAGCGATACAAGGCCAACTATTGCTCCGGGGAGTGTGAGTACATGTACCTGCAGAAgtacccccacacccacctggTGCACAAGGCCAGCCCCCGGGGCAACGCTGGGCCCTGCTGCACGCCCACCAAGATGTCCCCCATCAACATGCTCTACTTCAACCGCAAGGAGCAGATCATCTACGGCAAGCTGCCCTCTATGGTCGTAGACCGCTGCGGCTGCTCGTGA